In Enterobacter cloacae, the following are encoded in one genomic region:
- a CDS encoding NAD(P)-dependent oxidoreductase — translation MIILVTGATSGFGESITRRFVANGHKVIATGRRQERLKELKDELGDCILTAQLDVRNRAAIEEMMANLPAEWHAIDVLVNNAGLALGLEPAHKASVEDWENMIDTNNKGLVYMTRAVLPGMVERNRGHVINIGSTAGSWPYAGGNVYGATKAFVRQFSLNLRTDLHGTAIRVTDIEPGLVGGTEFSNVRFKGDDAKADKTYENANALTPEDITEAVWWVSTLPKHVNINTVEMMPVSQSFAGLSIHRG, via the coding sequence ATGATTATTTTAGTTACCGGGGCGACGTCGGGTTTTGGTGAAAGCATCACGCGCCGCTTCGTTGCCAACGGGCATAAGGTGATTGCAACGGGTCGTCGTCAGGAGCGCCTGAAGGAGCTGAAAGATGAGTTAGGTGACTGTATCCTGACCGCGCAGCTGGACGTCCGCAACCGTGCCGCCATTGAAGAGATGATGGCGAACCTGCCTGCCGAATGGCATGCCATCGACGTGCTGGTCAATAATGCGGGTCTGGCGCTGGGTCTGGAGCCTGCCCACAAAGCCAGCGTGGAAGACTGGGAAAACATGATCGACACCAACAATAAAGGGCTGGTGTACATGACCCGCGCCGTACTGCCGGGCATGGTTGAGCGCAATCGCGGCCACGTGATCAACATCGGCTCTACCGCCGGTAGCTGGCCTTACGCAGGCGGTAACGTCTACGGCGCGACCAAAGCCTTCGTACGCCAGTTCAGCCTTAACCTGCGCACCGACCTGCACGGCACCGCCATTCGCGTCACCGATATCGAGCCAGGTCTGGTTGGCGGTACCGAGTTCTCTAACGTGCGTTTCAAAGGCGATGACGCAAAAGCGGATAAAACCTATGAAAACGCCAATGCACTGACACCGGAAGATATTACCGAAGCGGTCTGGTGGGTATCGACGCTGCCAAAACACGTCAACATTAATACCGTTGAAATGATGCCAGTCAGCCAGAGTTTTGCCGGACTTAGCATCCATCGCGGCTAA
- a CDS encoding GntR family transcriptional regulator produces the protein MAAESQLNPTQPVNQQIYRILRRDIVHCLIPPGTPLSEKEVSVRFDVSRQPVREAFIKLAENGLIQIRPQRGSYVNKISLSQVRNGCFVRQAIECAVARRAASLINDNQCYQLEQNLHQQRIAIDRKQLNDFFQLDDEFHQKLAQIADCQLAWDTIENIKATIDRVRYMSLDHVSPPEMLLRQHHDIFNSLEKRDPDGVEKAMTLHLQEISESVLLIRQENSDWFSEE, from the coding sequence ATGGCCGCTGAATCACAACTTAATCCTACCCAGCCTGTTAATCAGCAAATCTATCGCATTTTGCGACGTGATATTGTGCACTGCCTGATCCCGCCGGGAACACCACTCTCTGAAAAAGAGGTCTCGGTACGTTTTGACGTTTCCCGTCAGCCGGTGCGAGAGGCATTTATTAAGCTGGCTGAAAACGGCCTGATCCAGATCCGCCCCCAGCGCGGCAGTTATGTGAATAAGATTTCACTTTCTCAGGTTCGTAATGGTTGTTTTGTCCGTCAGGCCATTGAATGTGCCGTCGCGCGCCGCGCCGCATCGCTTATCAATGACAACCAGTGTTATCAACTGGAGCAAAACCTGCATCAGCAGCGTATTGCGATTGACCGTAAACAGCTGAATGACTTTTTCCAGCTCGATGACGAGTTTCACCAGAAGCTGGCGCAAATTGCGGATTGTCAGCTGGCGTGGGACACCATCGAAAACATCAAAGCCACCATTGACCGCGTGCGCTATATGAGTCTTGATCATGTCTCGCCGCCGGAAATGTTGCTCCGACAGCACCACGATATTTTCAATTCGCTGGAAAAACGCGATCCTGATGGCGTGGAAAAAGCGATGACGCTGCATCTGCAGGAAATTAGCGAGTCGGTCTTGTTGATTCGTCAGGAAAACAGCGACTGGTTTAGCGAAGAATAA